One window of Thermodesulfovibrio aggregans genomic DNA carries:
- the nifH gene encoding nitrogenase iron protein yields MRQIAIYGKGGIGKSTTTQNTVAALAEAGYKCMIVGCDPKADATRLILHRKSQSTVMDLARERGAVEDLELEEVLLEGYKGVKCVESGGPEPGVGCAGRGVITAINFLEENGAYTSDLDFVFYDVLGDVVCGGFAMPIREGKAKEIYIVTSGEMMAIYAANNISRGILKYAQSGGVRLGGLICNSRKVDKEYELVSEFAERLGTQLLHFIPRDNIVQRAELNRMTVVEYSPEHPQADEYRTLAKKIAENKNLCIPTPLTMDELEELLTKYGFLD; encoded by the coding sequence ATGAGGCAGATTGCTATTTATGGAAAAGGTGGTATAGGTAAATCCACTACCACTCAGAATACTGTTGCTGCCCTTGCAGAGGCAGGATACAAATGTATGATTGTGGGTTGTGATCCTAAGGCAGATGCAACAAGGCTTATACTTCACAGAAAAAGTCAGTCAACGGTAATGGATCTTGCAAGAGAAAGAGGAGCTGTGGAGGACCTTGAGCTTGAGGAAGTCTTACTTGAAGGTTATAAAGGTGTTAAGTGCGTTGAATCAGGAGGTCCTGAACCCGGTGTTGGTTGTGCCGGCAGAGGCGTTATTACAGCAATCAATTTTCTTGAGGAAAATGGTGCATATACCTCTGATCTTGATTTTGTTTTTTACGATGTTCTTGGTGATGTTGTATGCGGTGGATTTGCAATGCCAATAAGAGAGGGTAAGGCAAAGGAGATATACATAGTTACTTCAGGTGAGATGATGGCGATATATGCGGCAAATAACATATCAAGAGGTATTCTCAAGTATGCTCAAAGTGGAGGTGTTAGACTTGGAGGACTCATATGTAATTCAAGAAAGGTGGACAAAGAATATGAGCTTGTTTCAGAATTTGCTGAAAGACTCGGGACTCAACTGCTTCACTTTATTCCAAGAGACAACATAGTTCAGAGGGCAGAACTCAATCGTATGACAGTAGTTGAGTATTCTCCCGAACATCCTCAGGCTGATGAATACAGGACTCTGGCAAAGAAAATAGCAGAAAATAAAAATCTATGCATTCCAACGCCTCTTACAATGGACGAACTTGAGGAATTACTTACAAAATATGGATTTTTAGATTAA
- a CDS encoding DUF5752 family protein: MFEWFERNWFTLFVPLTVFVSFVILAFFIRFKFSKYIIDRLKSVKWAGKEILISNLAIIIFYSILILGAYTAVELSPIKGNLYIIICRVLITVFLISLTYVLFRAGMGILNLYSQSIKKPLLKPFQRLKNAMIITFITVGILILFEIWKFPTTPFIIFIILACAIAFFALRENISNFIAGFEIINGEIIKKGDYIKLESGEEGSVLNITWRHIEIKSFDEKIVIIPNSKIVKSKLEILRKPPKKAKEPFRFYTRLNSKELTGLKARNLTELLKYIKEVPDSVIFYHTHDFIEEYHYLIPQPSNEFALWIGNALGFEALAEKLSTIDIFEFSNIGEIRKRLSDIIEEYINNNPSDKNCEEGEEFHFIKSISVIMPTPYIAHDLREFVQILKFISPNSLFFHIYEAKLRVGKIANDFSLWLSESLGEEKLAEAIMSIDPYMHTIEGIRSQIISIVESYLDTEVAVG, translated from the coding sequence ATGTTTGAATGGTTTGAAAGAAACTGGTTTACCCTTTTTGTTCCGCTGACAGTTTTTGTCTCATTTGTAATCTTAGCTTTCTTTATAAGGTTCAAATTCTCTAAATATATTATTGACAGACTTAAATCAGTAAAGTGGGCTGGTAAAGAAATATTAATTTCAAATCTTGCAATCATAATTTTTTACTCTATTTTAATCCTTGGGGCCTATACAGCAGTAGAACTCTCACCAATTAAGGGCAATCTTTATATTATTATCTGCAGAGTTCTTATCACAGTGTTCCTAATATCTTTAACTTATGTTCTTTTTAGAGCAGGTATGGGAATTTTAAACCTTTACTCCCAAAGTATTAAAAAACCTCTTTTAAAACCCTTTCAAAGGCTTAAAAATGCAATGATTATTACTTTTATTACTGTTGGAATTTTGATATTATTTGAGATATGGAAGTTTCCCACCACTCCTTTTATTATTTTTATAATTCTTGCCTGTGCAATAGCTTTTTTTGCTCTAAGAGAAAATATTTCAAATTTTATTGCAGGTTTTGAAATTATAAACGGTGAAATAATCAAAAAAGGAGACTATATTAAACTTGAATCTGGTGAAGAAGGTAGTGTTTTAAATATTACATGGAGGCATATTGAGATAAAAAGCTTTGATGAAAAAATAGTAATCATACCCAATAGCAAAATTGTCAAATCCAAGCTTGAAATACTCAGAAAACCACCCAAAAAAGCAAAAGAACCATTCAGATTTTATACAAGACTTAATTCAAAGGAACTTACAGGATTAAAGGCAAGAAATCTAACTGAACTATTGAAATACATAAAAGAAGTGCCTGATTCTGTTATTTTCTATCATACTCATGATTTTATTGAAGAGTATCACTATCTTATTCCTCAGCCATCAAATGAATTTGCCCTATGGATTGGAAATGCTTTGGGATTTGAAGCTCTTGCTGAAAAGCTTTCTACAATTGATATTTTTGAGTTCTCAAATATTGGAGAAATAAGGAAGAGACTTTCTGACATAATTGAGGAATACATCAACAATAACCCCAGCGATAAAAACTGTGAGGAAGGTGAGGAGTTCCACTTTATTAAATCTATAAGTGTAATAATGCCAACACCTTATATTGCCCATGATTTAAGAGAGTTTGTTCAGATTTTGAAGTTTATAAGTCCCAATTCATTGTTTTTTCATATATATGAAGCAAAGTTAAGAGTTGGTAAAATCGCCAACGATTTTTCTCTGTGGCTCAGTGAAAGTCTTGGTGAAGAAAAACTTGCAGAGGCTATTATGAGCATAGACCCCTATATGCATACAATTGAAGGTATAAGAAGTCAGATAATTTCCATAGTTGAGAGTTATCTTGACACGGAGGTAGCAGTTGGATAA
- a CDS encoding mechanosensitive ion channel domain-containing protein, producing the protein MLAGNFYKTGDRVQLGGITGDVIDIGILRTTIMECGVWVKADQYNGRVVRVANSFVFKEPVYNYSGDFNFLWDEISIPVKYGSDYKLARDLFKRIADEITAEYTKGAKESWEEMKKKYLIEDAAIEPMVFLVANDNWMEFTIRYVVDFKKRRVTKNLLYNRILDEIEKTEGRIAIASMTVHIVETPTFEVKIARDSK; encoded by the coding sequence ATTTTAGCAGGCAACTTCTATAAAACTGGAGACCGTGTTCAACTCGGTGGTATTACAGGAGATGTCATAGACATAGGGATTCTAAGAACAACCATTATGGAATGCGGGGTATGGGTAAAGGCAGACCAATACAATGGCAGAGTTGTAAGAGTTGCAAACAGTTTTGTTTTTAAAGAGCCCGTGTACAACTATAGCGGTGATTTCAATTTTTTATGGGACGAAATCTCAATTCCTGTCAAATATGGCAGTGATTACAAACTCGCCAGAGACCTTTTCAAGAGAATTGCCGATGAGATAACCGCAGAATATACAAAAGGTGCAAAAGAATCCTGGGAGGAGATGAAAAAAAAGTATCTTATAGAGGATGCAGCTATTGAACCTATGGTATTTCTCGTGGCAAATGACAACTGGATGGAGTTTACAATTAGATATGTGGTCGATTTCAAAAAAAGAAGAGTTACTAAGAACCTTCTTTACAATCGTATACTTGATGAGATAGAAAAGACAGAAGGACGCATCGCGATAGCTTCCATGACAGTGCATATTGTAGAAACACCAACATTTGAAGTAAAAATTGCCAGAGACTCAAAGTAA
- a CDS encoding nucleotidyl transferase AbiEii/AbiGii toxin family protein, whose amino-acid sequence MQDLVKQEQFEIEVLDRLKSGKFLDVLIFTGGTMLRLCYGLNRYSLDLGFWLYKKIEFESYFNKLSEFLKTYYTVKDAENKFYTMLFEIKSRDYPGSLKIEIRKRIEKVKTETSIAYSRYSNKQVLVRTLALDEVMKSKIEAFLQRKEIRDVFDIEFLLKRGIELKATEEELREMLKIIASFKKSDYKVKLGSILEAEDRKYFASENFKILVMKIKGLIQQ is encoded by the coding sequence ATGCAGGATTTAGTCAAACAGGAGCAGTTTGAGATAGAGGTTTTAGATAGGCTTAAAAGTGGAAAGTTTCTTGATGTTTTAATTTTCACAGGTGGAACAATGCTGAGGCTGTGTTATGGATTAAACAGATATTCCTTAGACCTTGGTTTCTGGCTTTATAAAAAAATTGAATTTGAGAGTTACTTTAATAAATTAAGTGAATTTCTAAAAACATACTACACAGTAAAAGACGCAGAGAACAAATTTTATACGATGCTCTTTGAGATAAAATCACGAGACTATCCAGGAAGTCTAAAGATTGAGATAAGGAAGAGAATAGAAAAAGTTAAAACAGAAACCTCAATTGCCTACAGCAGATATTCAAACAAACAGGTTCTTGTAAGAACTCTTGCTCTTGATGAAGTGATGAAATCAAAGATAGAGGCATTTTTACAAAGAAAAGAGATAAGGGATGTTTTTGACATAGAGTTTCTTTTGAAAAGAGGGATAGAACTTAAGGCAACTGAGGAAGAATTAAGAGAGATGCTTAAGATTATTGCGTCTTTCAAAAAGTCTGACTATAAGGTTAAACTTGGCTCAATCCTTGAGGCTGAAGATAGAAAATATTTTGCAAGCGAAAACTTCAAAATTCTTGTGATGAAAATTAAAGGTTTAATTCAACAATAA
- a CDS encoding YkvA family protein translates to MKTLGIISQNICLPVKKLVIKCKNCGKEFTDLKFLHIRISDCFPPSRMIDLKISPPRCPYCKYQYKQEEEYEVVRKERVTFLEAILGEIKLNMEVLKDLIKALFENLSKLKEKILQNKALKREYEKFKVFLSMIRDYSEGKYTEVPKWTITAMVFVLLYVLNPIDLIPDIMPVVGFMDDIAVLYLIWQLVKDDLKKYMEWKKLLSNTGFE, encoded by the coding sequence ATGAAAACATTGGGTATAATAAGCCAAAATATTTGTTTACCCGTTAAAAAGTTAGTAATTAAATGTAAAAACTGCGGAAAGGAATTTACAGATTTAAAGTTTTTGCATATACGTATTTCTGATTGTTTTCCTCCTTCCAGAATGATTGATTTAAAGATAAGTCCTCCTCGCTGCCCCTACTGCAAGTACCAATACAAACAGGAAGAAGAATATGAAGTAGTACGGAAAGAAAGGGTCACTTTCTTAGAGGCAATCCTTGGTGAGATAAAGCTGAATATGGAAGTTCTTAAAGATTTAATTAAAGCTCTCTTTGAAAATCTCTCCAAACTCAAGGAGAAAATCCTGCAAAATAAAGCATTAAAAAGAGAGTATGAGAAGTTTAAAGTTTTCCTTTCTATGATTAGAGATTACAGCGAGGGAAAGTATACAGAAGTTCCGAAGTGGACTATTACGGCTATGGTTTTTGTTTTGCTCTATGTTTTAAATCCCATTGATTTGATACCTGATATTATGCCAGTTGTAGGATTTATGGACGACATTGCTGTGCTATATCTTATTTGGCAGCTTGTTAAAGATGATTTAAAGAAATATATGGAATGGAAAAAGTTGCTAAGTAACACAGGGTTTGAATAA
- a CDS encoding trehalose-6-phosphate synthase — protein sequence MKLTLRLILSLFIGITLVVAVFSWIQINNEKKQLQADIERRSIILAESLRESVSTLIETAQIERLNRLVEKFGNRERLKGVAVFDASGNIISSDSFIKSHISKTPVEVVNVLAEKKPKSNLIKIEKEKFYIYVVPIFSDAFEEKPLIGALALFQDASYIDIRLKEMWKQNILRLLALTISIVTISLLVIKWNITGPVARMAEWLKELRTGKIKNPPSDVPVKGDVLAPLANEVTNLIKTLSMIKAKAEEEERFKAVTDSLWTAERLKEFIRMELGDKKLFLISNREPYMHIREGENIKCVVPAGGLVTALDPVMKACDGVWIAHGAGDADKEVVDTEDKIRVPPEKPSYTLKRVWLTKEEEKKYYYGFSNEGLWPLCHITYVRPVFRKDDWIEYQKVNEKFANALLDEIKDEDSPLVLVQDYHLALVPLLIKQKRPDAKIALFWHIPWPNPEVFGICPWAREILIGMLGADLIGFHIQFYCNNFLDTVDRFLESKIDWEHFSIERRGQITTVKPFPISVSVEDFSDNFENKAELKVKLLKELGITAEHIGVGVDRIDYTKGILERFLGIERFLEKYPQFIGKFSFIQFGSPSRTHIKQYREIMDAVEEVADRINWKFQSNNYKPIIFLKGYHSHSKIIPFYKVADICMVTSLHDGMNLVAKEFIASRDDESGVLILSQFAGASRELKDAIIINPYDIESIADAIYEALIMDEKEKTERMRKMRSFIQERNIYRWTRDLIAALVRL from the coding sequence ATGAAATTAACTCTCAGACTTATTTTATCTCTTTTTATTGGCATCACCCTTGTTGTAGCAGTTTTCTCATGGATTCAGATAAACAATGAAAAAAAGCAACTTCAGGCAGACATTGAACGAAGAAGCATCATTTTAGCAGAGAGTCTTAGAGAGTCTGTCTCAACTCTGATTGAAACAGCACAGATAGAAAGATTAAATCGTCTTGTAGAAAAATTTGGTAACCGGGAGAGATTAAAAGGAGTTGCTGTTTTTGATGCATCAGGAAATATCATTTCTTCAGACTCTTTTATCAAATCACATATTTCAAAAACTCCTGTTGAGGTTGTTAATGTTCTTGCTGAAAAAAAACCCAAATCTAATTTGATAAAGATTGAAAAAGAAAAATTTTATATTTATGTAGTTCCAATATTTTCAGATGCCTTTGAAGAAAAACCTCTCATCGGTGCTTTAGCACTATTTCAGGATGCTTCATATATTGATATAAGACTTAAAGAAATGTGGAAACAGAATATTCTTCGTCTGCTGGCTTTAACTATTTCAATTGTGACAATCTCTCTTCTTGTAATTAAATGGAACATTACAGGTCCTGTTGCTCGTATGGCTGAATGGCTTAAGGAGTTAAGAACAGGAAAAATTAAAAATCCTCCCTCTGATGTGCCTGTTAAGGGAGATGTTCTTGCTCCCCTGGCAAATGAAGTTACAAATTTAATTAAGACGCTATCAATGATTAAGGCAAAAGCTGAAGAGGAAGAAAGATTTAAAGCAGTTACAGACTCCCTGTGGACTGCTGAAAGACTCAAGGAGTTTATCAGGATGGAATTAGGAGATAAAAAACTATTTCTTATTTCAAACAGAGAACCCTATATGCACATAAGAGAGGGAGAAAACATAAAGTGTGTTGTTCCTGCAGGAGGACTTGTTACAGCCCTTGACCCTGTTATGAAAGCCTGTGATGGAGTATGGATTGCCCATGGAGCAGGTGATGCGGACAAAGAGGTGGTTGACACAGAAGACAAAATAAGAGTGCCACCTGAAAAGCCTTCCTACACATTAAAAAGGGTCTGGCTTACAAAAGAAGAAGAGAAGAAATACTACTACGGATTTTCCAATGAAGGACTCTGGCCTCTCTGCCACATAACCTATGTTAGACCTGTTTTTAGAAAGGATGACTGGATTGAGTATCAGAAAGTTAATGAAAAATTCGCCAATGCCCTTCTTGATGAGATAAAAGATGAGGACTCACCTCTTGTTCTTGTTCAGGATTATCATCTTGCCCTTGTTCCCCTTTTAATAAAGCAAAAAAGACCTGATGCAAAAATAGCTCTTTTCTGGCATATTCCATGGCCCAATCCTGAAGTCTTTGGTATCTGTCCCTGGGCAAGAGAGATTCTTATCGGTATGCTTGGTGCTGATCTGATAGGCTTTCATATTCAGTTTTACTGCAACAACTTTCTTGATACTGTTGACAGGTTCCTTGAATCAAAAATAGACTGGGAGCATTTTTCAATTGAACGAAGAGGACAGATTACCACTGTAAAGCCTTTTCCAATAAGTGTAAGTGTTGAGGATTTTTCAGATAATTTTGAAAATAAGGCAGAACTAAAAGTAAAACTTCTTAAAGAACTCGGAATAACAGCAGAACATATTGGAGTGGGTGTTGACAGAATTGATTATACAAAGGGAATTCTTGAAAGATTTCTTGGAATTGAGAGATTTCTGGAAAAATATCCCCAATTTATAGGTAAATTCAGCTTTATACAGTTTGGCTCACCAAGTAGAACTCACATAAAGCAGTACAGAGAAATCATGGATGCTGTTGAAGAAGTTGCAGACAGGATTAACTGGAAGTTTCAGAGCAACAACTACAAACCCATAATATTTCTAAAGGGATATCATTCCCATTCAAAAATTATACCTTTTTATAAAGTAGCAGACATCTGCATGGTAACCTCTCTTCATGATGGAATGAATCTCGTAGCAAAAGAGTTTATTGCATCAAGAGATGATGAAAGCGGAGTTCTTATTTTAAGTCAATTCGCAGGCGCATCCCGTGAGCTTAAAGATGCTATAATAATCAATCCATATGATATTGAAAGCATAGCAGATGCAATATATGAGGCTTTAATAATGGATGAAAAAGAAAAAACGGAAAGAATGCGTAAAATGAGAAGTTTTATTCAGGAAAGAAACATATATCGCTGGACAAGAGACCTTATTGCAGCACTGGTAAGGCTTTAA
- a CDS encoding glycosyltransferase, whose product MDKDLQVKRPKLRDYEPIIGKSSLEELKILADKLSGKSILNINSTYIGGGVAEILARMVPFLNELGVDAKWSVIKGDNEFFNITKKFHNALHGKKEEFKDSDFEYFLEVNRKNSEELDFSGDIIFVHDPQPVALIKKREQVGEKWLWRCHIDVSKPDERVWNFIKDYVEQYDASVFSAPNFAKMLKIRMFLIYPSIDPLSNKNKELSDEQINAVLDKYGIDRKKPIILQVSRFDYLKDPVGVIKAFEMVRKTIPCQLILAGGTATDDPESDKVLSEVREVAGKNPDIHILLLPPDSDIEINALQRAATVIVQKSIKEGFGLTVTEALWKGKPIVASAVGGIMLQVKHKITGMLCHSIEGAAYSIRTLLTNPEFARWLGKNGHAHVKQNFLITRHLKDYLLLFLSQYYKDELIYL is encoded by the coding sequence TTGGATAAAGATTTGCAGGTTAAAAGACCAAAACTCAGAGATTACGAACCAATAATTGGCAAATCATCACTTGAAGAGTTAAAAATTCTTGCAGACAAACTTTCAGGCAAAAGCATTCTCAATATAAATTCCACCTATATTGGTGGAGGAGTTGCTGAGATTCTTGCAAGAATGGTTCCTTTTCTTAATGAATTGGGAGTAGATGCAAAGTGGAGTGTAATTAAGGGAGACAACGAGTTTTTCAACATTACTAAAAAGTTTCATAACGCCTTGCACGGCAAGAAAGAGGAATTCAAAGACAGCGATTTTGAGTATTTTCTTGAAGTAAACAGAAAAAACTCTGAGGAGCTTGATTTTTCAGGAGATATAATTTTTGTTCATGATCCTCAACCTGTTGCCCTAATAAAAAAACGAGAACAGGTAGGAGAAAAATGGCTGTGGCGATGCCATATTGATGTTTCAAAGCCTGACGAAAGAGTGTGGAACTTTATCAAAGATTATGTTGAACAGTATGATGCATCTGTTTTTTCCGCTCCAAACTTTGCCAAGATGCTTAAAATCAGAATGTTCCTGATTTATCCATCCATAGACCCTTTAAGCAATAAAAATAAGGAGCTATCAGATGAACAGATTAATGCTGTTCTGGACAAATACGGAATTGACAGGAAAAAACCTATAATTCTTCAGGTTTCACGATTTGATTATCTTAAAGACCCTGTTGGTGTGATAAAAGCCTTTGAAATGGTGAGAAAAACAATTCCCTGTCAGTTAATTCTTGCTGGCGGAACAGCCACTGATGATCCTGAGTCAGATAAAGTTTTATCAGAGGTTAGAGAAGTAGCAGGTAAAAATCCCGATATACATATACTTCTTCTTCCACCAGACAGTGACATAGAGATAAATGCTTTGCAGAGGGCAGCAACAGTGATTGTGCAAAAATCAATAAAAGAGGGCTTTGGTTTAACAGTGACAGAGGCATTGTGGAAGGGTAAACCCATTGTTGCTTCCGCTGTTGGAGGAATAATGCTTCAAGTGAAGCACAAAATCACAGGCATGCTATGTCATTCAATAGAGGGAGCTGCCTATTCAATAAGAACACTTCTTACAAATCCAGAGTTTGCACGGTGGCTCGGGAAAAATGGGCATGCCCACGTAAAGCAAAACTTCCTCATAACAAGGCATCTCAAGGACTATCTGCTTCTTTTCCTTTCCCAGTATTATAAGGATGAGTTGATATATCTGTAA
- the otsB gene encoding trehalose-phosphatase, whose product MAEYLFHSNWIELIKGRDIFLFFDFDGTLVPIMKNPDDCYLSDKLKIILQQLNNKIKIGIISGRDLKDLRKRISIRGLYYCGSHGLQIESPEIKYINPDAERLIPYINEVYRKFKKLTDKFAGMLIEKKEFSFTIHYRQVKPEKRKELKKLFFDMISKYKGNYIKVLNGKMVFEILPAVNWNKGRAVSFLANNFQNKHYPVFIGDDITDETVFSEINDRGLTIRVGNSKKTMAKYFIRNQGEVYKFVTIMNEVLNV is encoded by the coding sequence ATGGCAGAGTATCTTTTTCATTCAAACTGGATTGAGCTCATAAAAGGAAGGGACATATTTCTCTTTTTTGATTTTGATGGAACTCTTGTTCCAATAATGAAAAATCCTGATGACTGTTATTTATCCGACAAATTAAAAATAATTCTTCAGCAGCTTAACAACAAAATAAAAATCGGGATAATAAGTGGCAGGGACTTGAAGGATTTACGAAAGAGAATCTCAATCAGAGGACTTTACTATTGCGGAAGTCACGGTTTACAGATAGAAAGCCCTGAGATAAAATATATTAATCCAGATGCTGAAAGGCTAATCCCTTATATAAATGAAGTTTACAGAAAGTTTAAAAAATTGACTGATAAATTTGCTGGAATGCTGATTGAAAAAAAAGAGTTTTCCTTTACAATTCACTATCGTCAGGTAAAGCCTGAAAAAAGGAAAGAGCTGAAAAAACTATTTTTTGATATGATCAGCAAATATAAAGGTAACTATATAAAAGTCTTGAATGGAAAAATGGTTTTTGAGATTTTACCAGCAGTTAACTGGAATAAGGGCAGAGCGGTTTCATTTTTGGCAAATAACTTTCAAAACAAACACTACCCAGTTTTCATTGGAGATGACATTACAGATGAGACAGTATTCAGTGAAATTAATGATAGGGGATTGACCATCAGAGTTGGAAATTCAAAAAAAACAATGGCAAAATATTTTATCAGAAATCAGGGTGAGGTTTATAAATTTGTTACAATTATGAATGAGGTCTTAAATGTTTGA
- a CDS encoding TIGR00341 family protein: MYKKIKFLVKKFIERNASKINHEEVINTIVKESEISVGYFGFLIVANLIALLGLIQNSAPVIIGAMLISPLMGPILSFGYAFISGEKNIWWKSIKKLILSIFLTIVIAAIVTIFLPLKNITSEIISRTSPNFYDLLIAFLAGMAGAVALCTKKNYIIIASGVAISTAVIPPLSVTGFGIGIGSFKIASSSFGLFFTNAVAIIISTCIMFLLYGFKPRTITGADISALKRRITYLSIVLFIISIPLMYTLYKSVTDIKLRMNIEKILKQEFDKPGISRLSYFNLQKKTNSIDLYATVNTTKYIQQDNIKTLEEKISKEIGYEVHFYIEQVKVQPGGLKEISIKEPRILQKTSPEIIQESKLAIFSVVKKSINKIEEIISPSRVDNFSIGFQEKIPYIFLTLKIKRDTPISEEQVQWLRKMLETDLSTPVELSIEISPFVQPLVFDKGETSITDEMKSSLLTLREIYKENNQILIILESIPESVYPYKKRIKLATERLKNITAILTKEYGIPDKNIKTIISKQASHRAQIKIKVSVE; this comes from the coding sequence GTGTATAAAAAAATAAAATTCCTAGTAAAGAAATTTATTGAGAGAAATGCTTCAAAGATAAATCATGAAGAAGTAATCAACACTATAGTTAAAGAAAGCGAAATATCCGTAGGATATTTTGGTTTTCTGATTGTTGCCAATCTTATTGCCTTGCTCGGTTTAATACAGAATAGTGCACCAGTAATAATTGGTGCAATGCTCATATCACCCCTTATGGGTCCTATTCTGAGTTTTGGTTATGCCTTTATCAGTGGAGAGAAAAATATCTGGTGGAAATCTATAAAGAAATTAATTTTGAGCATTTTCCTCACAATAGTGATTGCTGCAATAGTAACAATTTTTTTACCTTTGAAAAACATAACCTCAGAAATTATCAGCAGAACGAGTCCAAATTTTTACGACCTTTTGATTGCCTTTTTAGCTGGTATGGCAGGTGCTGTTGCACTTTGTACCAAAAAGAATTACATAATTATTGCTTCTGGAGTTGCTATATCTACTGCTGTTATACCACCTCTTAGTGTTACAGGTTTTGGGATCGGAATAGGAAGTTTTAAAATAGCATCGAGCAGTTTCGGGCTCTTTTTTACAAATGCAGTTGCAATTATTATTTCTACCTGTATCATGTTTCTTCTGTATGGATTTAAACCCCGCACAATAACAGGTGCTGATATTTCAGCCCTTAAAAGAAGGATTACATATCTTTCCATTGTTTTGTTTATAATATCAATACCGCTTATGTATACACTTTATAAGTCGGTTACAGATATTAAATTGAGGATGAATATAGAGAAAATTTTAAAGCAGGAATTTGATAAACCGGGAATTTCAAGACTTTCATATTTTAACTTACAAAAAAAGACTAATTCCATAGACCTTTATGCAACAGTGAATACCACAAAATACATACAACAAGATAACATAAAAACATTAGAAGAAAAAATAAGTAAAGAAATTGGATATGAAGTTCATTTCTACATTGAGCAGGTGAAGGTACAGCCAGGTGGTTTAAAGGAAATCTCTATTAAAGAACCCAGAATTTTACAGAAAACTTCTCCTGAAATTATACAGGAGTCAAAACTTGCAATTTTTTCAGTAGTGAAGAAATCTATTAACAAAATAGAAGAAATAATATCACCATCAAGAGTGGACAATTTCTCAATAGGCTTTCAGGAAAAAATACCTTATATTTTTTTGACTTTAAAAATAAAGAGAGATACACCTATCTCTGAAGAACAGGTTCAATGGCTCAGGAAAATGCTGGAGACAGATTTATCTACTCCTGTTGAACTTTCTATTGAAATATCACCTTTTGTCCAACCTCTTGTTTTTGATAAAGGCGAAACTTCTATTACAGATGAAATGAAATCATCATTGCTCACTTTACGGGAAATTTATAAGGAAAACAATCAGATTTTGATAATTCTGGAATCAATTCCTGAATCTGTTTATCCTTATAAAAAAAGAATAAAGCTTGCAACAGAGAGGCTAAAAAATATTACTGCTATATTAACAAAGGAATACGGAATTCCCGATAAAAACATTAAAACCATTATAAGTAAACAAGCCTCACATAGGGCACAGATAAAAATAAAGGTATCAGTAGAGTAA
- a CDS encoding type IV toxin-antitoxin system AbiEi family antitoxin domain-containing protein: MKYHAIKLLNEKLYFSSKDVADVLHIKEASARVLCTRYVKSGLFVRLKKDFYLLREKWERLKLEELLTIANFLQVPSYISLMTALSFYEVTTQVQRGFFESVCIKRTAKYEVDSINFYFYKLKKELYFDFVKMDDIFIATKEKAFLDAMYLYSFGKYSFDLDSIDLSKLDVKKIDELLKNFPEKTIKLVKRKCRI, from the coding sequence ATGAAATATCATGCAATTAAGTTACTCAATGAAAAACTTTATTTCAGCAGTAAAGATGTGGCTGATGTCCTGCATATTAAAGAAGCTTCAGCAAGGGTACTCTGTACAAGATATGTAAAAAGCGGTCTGTTTGTGAGGCTCAAAAAAGACTTTTATCTATTAAGAGAGAAATGGGAAAGATTAAAATTAGAGGAACTTCTAACAATAGCTAACTTTCTTCAGGTTCCCTCATACATATCTTTGATGACAGCACTCTCCTTTTATGAAGTTACCACTCAGGTACAGAGAGGATTTTTTGAATCAGTCTGTATAAAAAGAACGGCAAAATATGAGGTTGACAGTATTAACTTTTACTTTTACAAGCTTAAAAAGGAATTGTACTTTGATTTTGTAAAGATGGATGACATTTTCATAGCTACAAAAGAAAAGGCTTTTTTAGATGCCATGTATCTATATTCTTTTGGGAAGTACTCCTTTGACCTTGACTCAATTGACCTGTCAAAGCTTGATGTTAAAAAGATAGATGAATTGCTTAAAAACTTTCCAGAAAAGACAATTAAATTGGTTAAGAGAAAATGCAGGATTTAG